Proteins found in one Lycium ferocissimum isolate CSIRO_LF1 chromosome 6, AGI_CSIRO_Lferr_CH_V1, whole genome shotgun sequence genomic segment:
- the LOC132059347 gene encoding WAT1-related protein At5g64700 yields MDGKRKTCVAVLVIQAIYTGMFLLSKVAFDVGMNPFVFVFYRQAAAAVFLAPIAMFLERKTAPPMSFLICFKIFMLSLCGVTLSLNIYGVALKYTSATLAAAATNSLPVTTFILAVLLRMETAKIRTGAGIAKVMGIVFCAGGASTIAFFKGPTVKLLMHHHLFSYHGQVQNTAASNNWVKGVFLLLLANALWATWLVMQNRVLKSYPSKLLCTTLQCFMSTIQSFVFAIAVARDPSEWRLGWNVRLLSVAYCGIVVTGVTFYLQAWVVEKKGPVYMAMTTPLALIFTIASSAVLFGEILSLGSILGAILLVSGLYSVLWGKSKEQKIEASTTGDVEKADNHESKEESIVEKQSSTPNARIQHACSPA; encoded by the exons atggATGGAAAGAGGAAAACATGTGTAGCAGTTTTAGTGATACAAGCCATATATACAGGGATGTTCTTGCTTTCGAAAGTTGCGTTTGATGTTGGTATGAACCCTTTTGTTTTTGTCTTCTATAGACAAGCTGCTGCTGCTGTCTTCTTAGCTCCCATAGCCATGTTCCTTGAAAG GAAAACAGCACCACCAATGTCATTCTTGATATGCTTCAAGATTTTCATGCTCTCTCTATGTGG GGTTACATTGAGCTTGAATATTTATGGAGTGGCACTTAAATACACTTCTGCAACTTTGGCTGCTGCAGCTACTAACAGCCTTCCAGTTACTACATTTATCCTTGCGGTTCTTCTCAG AATGGAGACAGCCAAAATAAGGACAGGGGCAGGAATTGCAAAGGTTATGGGGATAGTGTTTTGTGCAGGAGGAGCTTCAACCATAGCATTCTTTAAGGGACCAACTGTGAAACTTCTGATGCATCATCATCTATTTAGCTATCATGGCCAAGTCCAAAACACTGCTGCTTCTAACAATTGGGTCAAGGGTGTCTTCCTTTTGTTGCTTGCTAATGCATTATGGGCCACATGGCTTGTCATGCAG AACCGAGTTCTCAAGAGTTACCCATCAAAGCTACTATGTACAACTCTACAATGCTTCATGAGCACAATTCAATCTTTTGTTTTTGCCATAGCTGTGGCAAGAGATCCTTCTGAGTGGAGGCTTGGATGGAATGTTAGACTCCTCTCTGTTGCCTACTGT GGAATAGTGGTGACTGGAGTTACATTTTACTTACAAGCATGGGTTGTTGAGAAGAAAGGACCAGTGTACATGGCCATGACAACACCCTTGGCCTTAATCTTTACAATTGCTTCCTCTGCTGTGCTTTTTGGAGAGATCCTTAGTTTGGGAAG CATTTTAGGAGCGATTTTGCTTGTTAGTGGCTTATACAGTGTACTATGGGGAAAATCTAAAGAACAAAAGATCGAAGCTTCAACTACTGGAGATGTCGAAAAAGCAGATAATCATGAATCAAAAGAAGAATCAATCGTGGAGAAACAATCCTCAACACCAAATGCTCGAATCCAACATGCTTGTTCTCCGGcttaa